One Mugil cephalus isolate CIBA_MC_2020 chromosome 8, CIBA_Mcephalus_1.1, whole genome shotgun sequence genomic window carries:
- the limk2 gene encoding LOW QUALITY PROTEIN: LIM domain kinase 2 (The sequence of the model RefSeq protein was modified relative to this genomic sequence to represent the inferred CDS: deleted 1 base in 1 codon) → MTALLLQYERFVKGREIDDTLGKEMEEPEDNCYCSGCGGKIQDSFQMKVLQDTWHNDCFQCCVCCDHLTNWYYEKDGKLYCRKHYWEKFGELCHGCSLLMTGPTMVAGEHKYHPECFVCLSCRVVIEDMDTYALVERSKLYCGKCYKQVVLTPMLEKRSHDSILDSLPHTVTLLSMPSAANGKRGFSVTVLRDVSGSASVQVKDVKGMLISPEVRNAIHAGDRILEINGLPVETLMEDEVDDLIHRTSHTLQLLIEYDPVRQRLDRLRLGSPRNELGVPATSRMRLSSRPDAVLERTNVVDEGTLKRRSLRRSNSICKSPGPNSPNESPFITRDIGRSESLRSSSSCSHRIFRPCDLIHGEILGKGFFGQAIKVTHKATGEVMVMKELIRCDEETQKTFLKEVKVMRSLDHPHVLKFIGVLYKDKRLNLITEFIEGGTLKDFIRDTEPFTWEQRVSFAKSIASGMAYLHSMSIIHRDLNSHNCLVKLDNTVVVADFGLSRLVVEDKVKPPPEKPTTKKRVFRRIDRKKRYTVVGNPYWMAPEMLNGKRYDEKVDVFSFGIVLCEIIGKVYADPECLPRTLDFGLHVGKFVEKFLPEDCPPAFFPLAVACCDLTPDTRPPFQKLEDWFAALSLNQELGIPLPAELDELHQSLSRLFWPKDDSPTQGDEPLTPTPASPNCSSVADTGT, encoded by the exons ATGACAGCTCTCCTGCTGCAGTATGAGAGGTTTGTAAAAGGACGTGAA ATCGACGACACTCTCggaaaggagatggaggagccAGAAG aTAATTGTTACTGCTCGGGCTGTGGAGGAAAAATCCAAGACTCGTTTCAGATGAAAGTCCTACAAGATACCTGGCACAACGACTGCTTTCA atgttGTGTTTGCTGCGACCACCTGACTAACTGGTACTATGAGAAGGACGGGAAGCTGTACTGCCGCAAACACTACTGGGAGAAGTTTGGAGAGCTCTGTCATGGTTGCTCTCTGCTCATGACTGGACCCACAATG GTGGCCGGAGAACACAAGTACCACCCCGAGTGTTTTGTGTGCCTGAGCTGCAGAGTGGTGATTGAGGACATGGATACCTACGCTTTAGTCGAGAGGTCGAAACTCTACTG CGGAAAGTGCTACAAGCAGGTCGTCCTCACGCCCATGCTGGAAAAACGTTCACACGACTCGATCCTAGACTCGCTGCCCCACACGGTGACCCTCCTGTCCATGCCCTCCGCCGCCAACGGCAAAAGGGGCTTCTCCGTGACGGTGCTGAGGGACGTCAGCGGCTCAGCGAGCGTTCAGGTCAAAGA tgtcaAAGGGATGCTTATTAGTCCAGAGGTGCGAAATGCCATCCATGCTGGAGACAGGATCCTGGAGATTAATGGCCTTCCTGTGGAGACGTTGATGGAGGATGAG GTGGACGATCTCATTCACCGCACCAGTCACACGCTGCAGCTGCTCATCGAGTACGACCCGGTCAGGCAGCGCTTGGACCGGCTCAGACTGGGATCCCCCAGGAACGAGCTGGGAGTCCCCGCCACCTCCCGCATGCGTCTGTCCTCGCGTCCCGACGCCGTCCTGGAGAGGACAAACGTGGTCGATGAAGGCACGCTGAAAAGGAGGTCTTTAAG ACGCAGTAACAGCATATGTAAGTCACCCGGACCAAATTCCCCCAACGAGTCGCCTTTTATTACGCGAGACATCGGACGCTCCGAATCTTTGAGGTCCTCCAGTAGCTGCTCTCATCGCATCTTCCGGCCGTGTGACCTCATCCACGGAGAGATCTTAGGAAAAGGCTTTTTTGGACAGGCCATCAAG GTGACTCATAAAGCGACCGGAgaggtgatggtgatgaaggaGCTGATCCGCTGTGATGAGGAGACACAGAAAACCTTCTTGAAGGAG gTCAAAGTAATGAGAAGCCTGGATCATCCCCACGTTTTGAAGTTTATTGGTGTGCTATACAAGGACAAGAGGCTAAATTTGATAACTGAGTTTATTGAGGGAGGCACGCTGAAGGATTTCATCAGAGACACA GAACCGTTTACATGGGAGCAGAGGGTGAGCTTTGCAAAGAGTATCGCCTCTGGCATG gCGTACCTTCACTCAATGAGCATCATCCACAGAGATCTCAACTCTCACAACTGCCTGGTTAAACTG GACAACACTGTCGTCGTCGCTGACTTTGGACTGTCGCGACTCGTCGTGGAGGATAAAGTGAAACCCCCCCCCGAAAAACCTACCACCAAGAAGAGGGTGTTCAGACGCATCGACCGAAAGAAGCGGTACACCGTAGTGGGAAACCCTTATTGGATGGCACCAGAGATGCTCAATG GTAAACGCTATGACGAGAAGGTGGACGTTTTCTCCTTTGGAATTGTGTTGTGTGAG ATAATTGGGAAAGTGTATGCAGACCCTGAGTGCCTCCCCAGGACTCTGGACTTTGGTCTACATGTTGGTAAATTTGTGGAGAAGTTCCTCCCTGAAGACTGTCCACCAGCTTTCTTTCCACTGGCTGTGGCCTGTTGTGACCTCACACCAGACACCCG tCCACCTTTCCAAAAACTCGAGGACTGGTTCGCAGCTCTTTCCCTCAACCAGGAGTTGGGAATCCCCCTCCCGGCCGAACTGGACGAACTGCATCAGAGTCTGAGTCGACTCTTCTGGCCTAAAGACGACTCTCCAACCCAGGGCGACGAGCCGCTGACCCCAACGCCAGCGTCTCCGAACTGTTCCAGCGTGGCGGACACCGGCACCTAG
- the pik3ip1 gene encoding phosphoinositide-3-kinase-interacting protein 1 has product MMSINSARQLCKMFFSLHVIFVSVAIVESSASNGDQTDCVKSSGVDYRGEQRSSSSGLTCLDWTNTTRDYDVDVHPDSKTGVGDHNYCRNPDASERPWCYIVGPDETIQRQFCSIETCKERASAVPEEAESLNPPGSTPSTESFQTAKSGSSQGEVAAVQPVMGISQRVRTGPKKKKDLGTLGYVLGILMMAIIIMLGVGITLGYFYKRGRDLKKQHEQRVYEREMQRITLPLSAFSNPTCELVDENTIEITAEHETTPVQEGTEGADPLMGQQAGTPGA; this is encoded by the exons ATGATGTCGATCAACTCAGCCCGTCAGctctgcaaaatgtttttctctttgcacGTTATTTTTGTGAGCGTGGCCATTGTGGAGAGCAGTGCATCAAATGGGGATCAAACAG aCTGCGTGAAATCCAGCGGTGTGGACTACCGGGGAGAACAACGGAGCTCCTCCTCAGGTCTGACCTGCTTGGACTGGACGAATACCACTAGAGACTACGATGTTGACGTCCACCCCGATTCAAAGACAG GTGTGGGAGATCACAATTACTGCCGAAACCCGGACGCCTCCGAGAGGCCTTGGTGCTACATTGTTGGCCCAGATGAAACAATCCAGAGACAATTCTGCTCTATCGAGACTTGCAAAG AGCGAGCTTCTGCCGTGCCCGAAGAAGCCGAATCCCTCAACCCGCCGGGAAGCACTCCCTCCACGGAGAGCTTTCAGACGGCCAAGTCGGGCTCCTCTCAGGGAGAAGTTGCTGCCGTGCAGCCGGTGATGGGAATCAGCCAGCGGGTTCGCACGGGacccaaaaagaagaaggaccTCGGCACTCTTG GCTATGTCCTCGGCATCCTCATGATGGCCATTATAATCATGCTCGGAGTAGGCATCACACTTGGATACTTCTATAAGAG GGGTCGGGACTTGAAGAAGCAGCACGAGCAGCGTGTGTACGAGCGCGAGATGCAGAGGATCACCCTGCCGCTGTCGGCCTTCTCCAATCCCACCTGCGAGCTCGTGGACGAGAACACCATCGAAATCACCGCGGAGCACGAGACCACCCCCGTCCAGGAGGGCACGGAGGGCGCGGACCCCCTCATGGGCCAGCAAGCCGGGACCCCCGGAGCATGA